The Glycine soja cultivar W05 chromosome 8, ASM419377v2, whole genome shotgun sequence genome has a window encoding:
- the LOC114420938 gene encoding uncharacterized protein LOC114420938, with product MITTCRTSSTTNLGGAQPLSLRFLSKPAPFLSLSFFFPYHSANNGIAVSSTQCKPRIRCDKEVGNGNNNGIEEDEEAEREVQCEVQVVSWRERRVKAEIPVNADIESVWNALTDYDHLADFIPNLVWSGKIPCPYPGRIWLEQRGFQRSMYWHIEARVVLDLQELINSAWDRELHFSMVDGDFKKFEGKWSVKSGTRSSSTNLSYEVNVIPRFNFPAIFLERIIKSDLPVNLQALAYRVERNISGNQKLSLPENHLDKTSSDINESSAQKINSALCENKEDLVNSIPGTLPMPSSEVNINNWGAFGKSCRLDRPCMVDEIHLRRFDGLLENGGVHRCVFASITVKAPVRDVWTVMSSYESLPEIVPNLAISKILSRDNNKVRILQEGCKGLLYMVLHARVVLDLCEYLEQEISFEQVEGDFDSFQGKWTFEQLGNHHTLLKYSLESKMRKDTFLSEAIMEEVIYEDLPSNLCAIRDYIENKTASNILEACKQNTNSGQQTVPSGFEDDDSYCSAEDLSDCNAQSSSQQRPRVPGLQRDIEVLKSELLKFIAEHGQEGFMPMRKQLRLHGRVDIEKAINRKGGFRKIATIMNLSLAYKHRKPKGYWDNLENLHYEISRFQRSWGMDPSFMPSRRSFERAGRFDIARALEKWGGLRQVSRLLSLKVRRQRSRQGKLAKDKKVDDDVASPDVDREIKTPSRPTVSQDPQKWLTELKQLDINWVE from the exons ATGATCACCACTTGCAGAACTTCTTCAACCACCAACCTTGGAGGAGCTCAACCTCTTTCTCTGCGCTTCCTATCCAAACCAGCGCCCTTTCTATCTCTGAGCTTCTTCTTCCCCTATCACTCTGCTAACAATGGCATTGCGGTTTCTTCAACCCAGTGCAAACCCAGAATCCGGTGCGACAAAGAAGTAGGGAATGGTAATAATAATGgaattgaagaagatgaagaggcTGAACGTGAGGTGCAGTGTGAGGTTCAAGTGGTTTCTTGGAGGGAAAGGAGAGTCAAGGCCGAAATTCCTGTCAATGCTGACATTGAATCCGTTTGGAACGCTCTCACTGATTATGATCATCTCGCTGATTTCATTCCAAATCTTGTGTGGAG tGGGAAAATTCCTTGCCCGTATCCTGGACGGATATGGTTAGAGCAAAGAGGATTTCAAAGGTCAATGTATTGGCACATAGAAGCTCGTGTTGTCTTGGATCTTCAAGAACTCATCAATTCT GCATGGGATCGAGAACTTCACTTTTCCATGGTTGATGGAGACTTTAAGAAGTTTGAGGGCAAATGGTCTGTCAAATCTGGAACAAG ATCTTCATCAACTAATTTATCTTATGAAGTTAATGTTATACCAAGATTCAATTTCCCAGCTATTTTCTTGGAAAGGATTATCAAATCAGATCTCCCTGTGAACCTCCAAGCCTTGGCATATAGAGTTGAGAGGAATATTTCAGGAAATCAGAAACTCTCCCTTCCAGAAAATCACTTGGATAAAACTTCTAGTGATATTAATGAGTCATCTGCCCAAAAGATAAATAGTGCTTTGTGTGAAAACAAAGAAGATTTAGTCAACTCAATTCCTGGCACCTTGCCCATGCCTTCCAGTGAGGTGAACATCAATAATTGGGGTGCATTTGGAAAAAGTTGCAGACTTGACAGGCCTTGCATGGTGGATGAAATTCATCTCCGTAGATTTGATGGACTTTTG GAAAATGGAGGTGTTCATCGCTGCGTTTTTGCTAGCATAACAGTTAAAGCTCCTGTTCGTGATGTATGGACTGTAATGTCTTCATATGAGTCTCTTCCTGA GATAGTTCCAAATTTAGCAATCAGTAAGATTTTATCACGAGATAACAATAAAGTCCGCATTCTCCAG GAAGGGTGTAAAGGTCTGCTTTATATGGTGCTTCATGCTCGAGTTGTGCTAGATTTGTGTGAATATCTAGAACAGGAGATCAGTTTCGAACAGGTTGAAGGGGACTTTGACTCATTCCAGGGAAAATGGACTTTCGAGCAACTAGGAAATCATCACACACTGCTAAAGTACTCCCTGGAGTCAAAAATGCGCAAAGACACTTTCCTTTCTGAAGCTATCATGGAAGAG GTCATTTATGAAGATCTCCCATCAAACTTGTGTGCAATAAGAGACTATATCGAGAACAAGACAGCATCAAATATTTTGGAAGCATGTAAGCAGAATACAAATTCAGGGCAACAAACTGTTCCATCTGGCTTTGAAGATGATGACAGCTATTGTTCAGCTGAAGACTTGTCTGATTGCAATGCTCAAAGCTCATCTCAACAAAGACCAAGAGTTCCAGGCTTACAAAGAGATATTGAAGTCCTAAAATCTGAACTTCTGAAATTCATTGCAGAACATGGACAGGAAGGATTTATGCCAATGAGGAAGCAACTTCGTTTGCATGGAAGAGTGGATATTGAGAAGGCTATAAATCGCAAGGGTGGATTCAGAAAGATTGCAACTATAATGAACCTCTCTCTGGCTTACAAACACCGCAAACCAAAGGGTTACTGGGACAATCTTGAAAATTTGCATTATGAG ATAAGTAGATTTCAAAGGAGCTGGGGAATGGACCCTTCTTTTATGCCTAGCAGAAGGTCATTTGAACGTGCAG GGCGGTTTGATATAGCACGGGCACTGGAAAAGTGGGGCGGACTTCGTCAGGTTTCTCGCCTCCTCTCCCTCAAGGTGAGGCGGCAACGAAGCAGACAGGGCAAGCTTGCCAAGGATAAGAAAGTTGATGATGATGTAGCATCACCTGATGTAGATCGTGAGATCAAGACACCATCTAGACCCACTGTTTCTCAAGATCCACAAAAATGGCTTACAGAACTAAAACAGTTGGACATAAATTGGGTTGAGTAG